TCCGAGCTTGCCCGAGCGTGGGAAGAATACGAGACCACTGCGGCACGCCTTCGGGATTGGGAATCTTCCCTTGCCCATCGAGAGAAACAGCTCGAGGAAGAGAAAGAGATCCTTGCGGCTAAAGAGGAGCAGCTCTCCCAGCAGGAAACTGCACTCGCCGAGGAACGTCAGCACTTAGCCGACCTCCGAGAGAAACATCAGGCCCTTCTCCGGCAGCTCGAGCAACGGCAATCGCTTCTCGATGAACGGGAGCGAGCCATCGACCAGCAACTGGCACTTCTGGCCGAAGAAGAACGCCGACTTCAACAGACGCGTGCCGAATTGGAAGCCGATCGTGCCAAGCTGGCCGCCACCCACGAGGAATATCGACGGCTGACGACGGCCCTGCAGGATCGCGAGGCGTACCTGGTGGAGCAGGAGAAATCGCTGGCCCAGCGCCTCGCCGACCTGCACGCGTTGCAGGAGCGCCTTCTCGGGTGGGAGTCGCAACTCCGTCAGCAGGAAGCCCGGTTGGCCGCGCGAGAACAGGAACTGCTCCTGCGAGAACAGCAGAGCGCCGTGCTTCCTCCCCAAGCAGAGCCTGCGAACGTCACCCAGGAAGAGGCGTCGCCCGTTGCCGAGCTCCCGCAGGTCGGCCTAGCGGCGCATGGACCGAGCGTGGCCCGTGCGGAAATTCCAGCCCCGGCCCCTGGCTCTCGTCCCTGGCGAGTGGTGAATATTCCCCCGCGGCGACGTCGCTGGAAAGAGTTGCCCTGGGAGCTTTTGCTCGGGGCAACGGCAGCACTCCTGGTGATGGCGGCCGTCGGGTGGTTCTACCCCCGGACCTACAGCACGCTCCATCGCTTGTCACTGTTCGAAAAGCCGTCTCTTCTGGCCGTTCGAGATGGCCAATTACCCGACGGTTTCCCACCCGAGCTGACTCACAATCGCGCTTCCCTCTGGCCGGACAGTCCGGCAATTGTGGAAAAACTTCGTCACGACACCACCCTGACCGATTGTCCGTTGGTTAAGAAAAACGGAATCGACTGGGTTCTGGACACTGTGAAAATTGGTCGCACGGAGGGATTGCCCTATATCACGTGGCAACTGATTGGTCCGGACGCGCAGTCCGCCCGGATCGTTCTCGAGCAGTGGCAGAAGGTGTATTTCGATGAATTGTGTGCGGCGGGCAAAAGCCTGAGCGCACAATGTCTTTCCATGACCCAGCAGGAATTGAACCAACTGACCGAACAACAAAAAAACCTCCAGCAGCGTTTGGATACGGTCAATCAGCAATTTGGGACGGCCGATCTCCGCACGCTGGAGAAGAGATCTCGGGAGCTGCTCCAGTCCGCAAGTCTAGCCGAGCAGGAATGGACGCAGCTTGCCGCCGAGATCGAGGCCCATCAGGCAAAACTCCGCGAAGCGCAGTCAGTTTTCAACGACCCAGCACGTGCAATCTCCGAGGAGGAACTCAACGCGGCCGTTGCCAAACGCTTGGCTGAAGGTCCGGGCTCTTTGTCAGAGGGCGAAGCGGCTTCGAGCGCAGAGGCCAATGGTCCATCTTCCCAAAATGCCCAATCACCCCCGAGCACATCGGCTCCGCCGCCTGCCGATTCCGCGCCGAGCGGCGGGAACACGGGGGAGTTGGCGCAGAGTAAGCTCGAAGTCATCAGGTCAATTGTCCGGCAGGAGCTGGCCGCCCTCAAAAAACAGGAGGCCTCCCTGCTTGTGGAAAGTCTCTCCGGTGAAATTCGTCGCTTGCAGGAGCGGCGCGATGAGCTTCACCAGCAAAGCACGGACCAGCGCAAGCAGGCGGCGGAGCTGAGCCAAGCCGCCGCAGAGGTCCAGGCCCTCAACGAAGAACTGAACAAGGTAACGCTGGCCATCGCCAAATGGCAAACGGCTTTCCAAGCAGCCAATAGATTGCTGGCCGAGGTCAGCACACCACCCGAACTGGAAACCATTCAGTCAGCCGTCCGCATCCAAGTACCCATCCTGATGGCGCTGGCCGCGGGATCTGCCGCTTTTTTGCCTTTCGCCATTCTGCGCATGCTGCGACTCAGACGCGCCCGACAAGAGCTTGCGTTCCCGTGGGTGAGCGATGACAATACTTTGGGCAACGGATTGGTTGGAAACATGCCTTCACCCGCCGCCGACCATTCTCCGACCTGAAAGTCACGCAATTTGGCAAAAAGGACATCCAATCGCGCTTGCCGTCGTCACAGTCACAAATTGTCGGCCAATCAGTCTTGAATTCCTCGATGTGCCGGGAGGTCTCTCATGTTGCATCACAAGTTGAACCGCCGTCAGGTGTTGGGAGGACTGCTCTCCAGTCTCGCCTTGCCGACCTTCGTAAAGGCCTCGGCGCTGGGGCTTGCTGGCCTGAGTCCGGCCAGTGAGCGGGTCACCCTCGGGCTCATCGGCTGCGGAGGTCACGGTGTGGGCTGGAATCTTGCTCAGGTCTTTCGCCATAAGGATGCACAGGTCATCGCCGTATGCGACGTCGATCAGCGACATCTCGCCGCAGGGAAAGAGCGCGTGGACAAGTTCTACGGCGAGCTCCTGGGCACAGAGTATAAAGAGTGCGCTGTTTACGGGGACTTTCGAGACCTGATCAATCGGCGAGACATCGTGGCGATTATGAACTGCACGCCCGATCACTGGCACGTCCTTCCCGCCATGATGGCCTCGATGGCCGGAAAGGATGTCCTGTGCGAGAAGCCGCTCACACTGTTTGTGGAAGAAGGGCAGGTGCTCTGTCGCACCGTGGCCGAGCATAAGACGGTCTTCCAAACGGCCTCCGAGAATCGTTCCATCGATGTCTATATTCGTCTCATCAGCCTCGTTCGCGCCGGGGTCATTGGAAAGCTCCAACATATCGAAGTCCGCCTGCCGATCGGCAACACGAACATGCGGGTGGTGGGAGAAGCGAAAGAAACCTTCGGAAAAGACACCATCGAAGAACCGCCGCCCTATCTCAATTACGAAATGTGGCTGGGCCAGGCCCCGTGGATGCCCTACATCGCCGCCCGCGTGCACGGAAATTTCCGCTGGAATCTGGCCTTCTCCGGCGGCGTGCTGACCGACTGGGGCGCCCACATGATCGACCTCGCCCAGTGGGGCCACAACACGGAACACACCGGGCCTGTCGAAGTGGAAGGCCGGGGTGACTTCCCCCCACGGGATGCCGTTTACAACACGGCGCCCACCTTCGACCTCCATTACCGTTACGCCGATGGCGTGACGATGCGGGTATCGGCAGGAACAGGCGACCTGGACCCTGCCAAGGCCGACCGCTCCACACCCCTGGTGGGACGTACCTCTTCCCCCGGCATCCGCTTTGAAGGTACCGACGGTTGGATCGAATCGCACAACTGGCGTGGGGCGCTCCGCGCCAGCCGGCGGGAATTCCTGGACGTGGACGTCGATCCCAAGGCCCTGGGTCTTTATGTTCCCAGCGAAGTCGTCAAACGCGAGGACGGAGGCAAAGGGGGAGAACACCGGAACTTCCTCGACTGCATTAAAACCCGCCAGCCCTGTTATGCCCCGGCAGAGATCGGCCATCGCACGATCACCATCGCTCACATTGGAAACATCGCCATGATGTTGGGGCGAAAACTCCGCTGGAATCCCGCCGAGGAGCGCTTCGTGGATGACGAAGAGGCCAACGGCATGCTGACGCGAAAGCAGCGAGAACCGTGGACGATGAAGAACGTGGCCTCGTGGATCAAATAAGAGGGGCCGTTCCGCCGGTCAGATGCCTCCTGGAGGGCCCTGTTCCACCCGGGCCAATGACACGCGATGGAATACATTCTCCGCTGGGACGCCGTGGCGGGCATTCCCAGTAGGGGCAATTCATGAATTGGCCCTACCCCACGTTATGCGTGCCTCCGGAGAGACCTGCCTGTCAGGTCCGTATTCCGGAGGGACCCGCCTGTCGGGTCCGTTTCTCCCGGAGGGACGTGCTTGTCACGTCCGCTGTGCAACTTTCGATGATCAATTCCCTTTGCCCGGGCACGACAAGCGTGCCCCTCCGAACAATTTCCCGGAGGGACCTGCTCGTCAGGTCCGTTTCTTCGGAGGGACCCGCTTGTCAACCTTCGATATTCCGTTTGCCTTTACCGGGGACTGAAGTCCCGCGGGGAAAGCGGGGCTAAAGCCCCGCACTCCATGGAGTGCGGCGATTTATCGCCGCTTTCTGGTGAAGGCTTTAGCCTTCACAACCGTGCCGTCAGCCCGGTTGGCACGCGACACTCCAATAAAAACAAATTCCATCCCCGCCGTGGGACACGGTGCACGCCGTCGCACGCATTTCTCGACTCTCGTCCGCGTCTTGTGCCCGTTGAAAATTGCCCTGGACACGGCCCGGACCTGCCGGTAAATTGCACCGCCAGTTTTTGCCGGCAAATTTCTCGCGCATGCGAAATTCAAGGAGGACTTTCGCGATGTTGCGTGCCGTACGGCTTTCTGCCATTGTGTGGTGCGCGGCGCTTTTAGGATGGATTCCCGGGTTTGCTGGGGATGAACCGGCTCCCACACCGGCTGTTCCCACCCCGGCTGTGGCCCCTGGAACACCCACGCCCGCCGTCGGACAGCCGGGACCGACCGCCGCAACCGAGTTGGCTCCTGCCGAGAAGAACTTCAGCAGGGAGCCTCCAGACGAAAGGCAAACTGCGGGAAGCGGCTCCCAGCGAATCCAGCTCGAATTGGGAACTAACAATCCCCCCTCCGATCCAACCGCCAATCAACCAGAATTGCGGGTTCGCAGTGAGCCCCTCGTCACAAGTGGTCCACCAAGCAGCGGGTCTGGCGGAGACTCCCCGGCCGAAGACCAGCCCCACGCCCAGGTGGATCCGCGCACCACCCCGGTGGACATCTCGCCTGAGCCCGCCGCTTTCAACGGAGTGACACCCGGGCAAACGACGGCGGCGGAACTATTGAAGCAGTGGGGCCAACCCACCGATCTGAAGCAGTTTAATCAGGAAAGCCGGTATCTCTTTCAGATGCCGCCTTTCCAGCAGGTCGAGGTGCTTGTCCGCGATGACAAGGTGCGGTCGATTGTTGTGCGGTTGGAGAAGAGCTATCCGGCCAATCTGGTGGCCCAGC
This is a stretch of genomic DNA from Thermogutta terrifontis. It encodes these proteins:
- a CDS encoding FHA domain-containing protein, producing the protein MNSARSHTSLWCEGELRLVAEGFGQTRTVVVCQPFARFGTLQGCELSLGGPGMPKRLLYLHVTKDGIFALPLVPRDRFAPLPSGWFPLSGRFAVGPYRISWEWSGQSAGQQASSPDGFPPEPTARGTAAVERMAKILVDDRPYGQMRLTRALTLVGRRPPCHVVFTSRTVSSCHCVIICDNEDVWVVDLCSGNTSMLDGQPIDAARWSNGSTLTLGRVSLVLEELPENLHERPVALQKREETDTGSKTPVAIPQKLTTMREFAMNEPAPAAEVEAPVPDTEGGGQLEGDSLQGGPEPQNHTDAWQQTAVWEVVAAGPAVGHDGACTEILIEETMQGDRTSAWAKDLVLSLLASENLEALRPVETDRRASSYDPAGNLISASPEWTALPDHLPPPDANTQPGSWNSKVQELAYKEALLQEWARSLDEMSESLLRLQEELVAEEDRFAKEKEDVRQAQSELARAWEEYETTAARLRDWESSLAHREKQLEEEKEILAAKEEQLSQQETALAEERQHLADLREKHQALLRQLEQRQSLLDERERAIDQQLALLAEEERRLQQTRAELEADRAKLAATHEEYRRLTTALQDREAYLVEQEKSLAQRLADLHALQERLLGWESQLRQQEARLAAREQELLLREQQSAVLPPQAEPANVTQEEASPVAELPQVGLAAHGPSVARAEIPAPAPGSRPWRVVNIPPRRRRWKELPWELLLGATAALLVMAAVGWFYPRTYSTLHRLSLFEKPSLLAVRDGQLPDGFPPELTHNRASLWPDSPAIVEKLRHDTTLTDCPLVKKNGIDWVLDTVKIGRTEGLPYITWQLIGPDAQSARIVLEQWQKVYFDELCAAGKSLSAQCLSMTQQELNQLTEQQKNLQQRLDTVNQQFGTADLRTLEKRSRELLQSASLAEQEWTQLAAEIEAHQAKLREAQSVFNDPARAISEEELNAAVAKRLAEGPGSLSEGEAASSAEANGPSSQNAQSPPSTSAPPPADSAPSGGNTGELAQSKLEVIRSIVRQELAALKKQEASLLVESLSGEIRRLQERRDELHQQSTDQRKQAAELSQAAAEVQALNEELNKVTLAIAKWQTAFQAANRLLAEVSTPPELETIQSAVRIQVPILMALAAGSAAFLPFAILRMLRLRRARQELAFPWVSDDNTLGNGLVGNMPSPAADHSPT
- a CDS encoding Gfo/Idh/MocA family protein; the protein is MLHHKLNRRQVLGGLLSSLALPTFVKASALGLAGLSPASERVTLGLIGCGGHGVGWNLAQVFRHKDAQVIAVCDVDQRHLAAGKERVDKFYGELLGTEYKECAVYGDFRDLINRRDIVAIMNCTPDHWHVLPAMMASMAGKDVLCEKPLTLFVEEGQVLCRTVAEHKTVFQTASENRSIDVYIRLISLVRAGVIGKLQHIEVRLPIGNTNMRVVGEAKETFGKDTIEEPPPYLNYEMWLGQAPWMPYIAARVHGNFRWNLAFSGGVLTDWGAHMIDLAQWGHNTEHTGPVEVEGRGDFPPRDAVYNTAPTFDLHYRYADGVTMRVSAGTGDLDPAKADRSTPLVGRTSSPGIRFEGTDGWIESHNWRGALRASRREFLDVDVDPKALGLYVPSEVVKREDGGKGGEHRNFLDCIKTRQPCYAPAEIGHRTITIAHIGNIAMMLGRKLRWNPAEERFVDDEEANGMLTRKQREPWTMKNVASWIK